GGCAACAGGGCCAAGCGCGCCGCGGAGGCGGGCGAGGCGGACAACCCCGGCCTCGCGACCGCGGGGATCGTCCTGGGGTGGACCTCGGTCGTCCTGGGTGCTCTGCTGACCGTGGCGCTCGTCGTGGTGTTCGGCATGACGGCCGCATTCGTGCAAGGGCTTCGCGACGCGTTCTGACCTGCTGACGGGGGGCGAGGGTCCAGAAGGTGGCCGGTTGTCGGTGCCTCGCGGACTCGCCTCTACGATGGCGAGACGTGGGGCCGTTGACCGGACGGCGACATGCGCGCCGAAGGGGGAGACATGACAGTTCTCGACGACATCGTCGCCGGGGTGCGGCAAGACCTCGCCGCACGCGAGGCGGCCACGCCGCTGGCAGCGCTCAAGGAGCGCGCCGCGCGGACGCCGGAGGCCAAGGAGTGCCTGTCGCTGCTCCGGGTCGAGGACGCCGTGACCGTGATCGCCGAGGTCAAGCGCTCGAGCCCGAGCAAGGGCGCACTGGCCTCGATCGCGGATCCCGCCGCCCTCGCCGCGGAGTACGAGAAGGGCGGCGCCGCCGCCATCTCGGTCCTCACCGAGCAGCGGAAGTTCAACGGCTCGCTCGCCGACCTCGACTCGGTCCGCGCGGCGGTCGACATCCCGGTGCTGCGCAAGGACTTCATCGTCACCCCCTACCAGGTGTGGGAGGCCCGTGCCCACGGCGCCGACCTCGTCCTGGTGATCGTGGCGGCCCTCGAGCAGACGGTCCTGACGTCGCTCATCGAGCGCGTCCACTCGCTGGGCATGACCGCGCTGGTCGAGGTGCACGACACCGAGGAGGTCGCGCGCGCGGTCGACGCCGGCGCCCGGGTGATCGGCGTCAACGCGCGGAACCTCAAGACCCTCGACGTGGACCGCAACACGTTCGCCCGGGTCGCCCCCGCGATCCCCTCCGGCATCGTGCGGATCGCCGAGTCCGGGGTGCGTGGGCCCCTGGACGTCATGGACTACGCCCGCGCCGGCGCGGACACCGTGCTGGTGGGGGAGGCCCTCGTCACGGACGACGCGCCGCGGGAGTCGGTGGCAGACCTGGTCGCCGCGGGCGCGCACCCGTCGCTGCGGGCGGTGCGGCAGTGAGC
The sequence above is a segment of the Cellulomonas chengniuliangii genome. Coding sequences within it:
- the trpC gene encoding indole-3-glycerol phosphate synthase TrpC, yielding MTVLDDIVAGVRQDLAAREAATPLAALKERAARTPEAKECLSLLRVEDAVTVIAEVKRSSPSKGALASIADPAALAAEYEKGGAAAISVLTEQRKFNGSLADLDSVRAAVDIPVLRKDFIVTPYQVWEARAHGADLVLVIVAALEQTVLTSLIERVHSLGMTALVEVHDTEEVARAVDAGARVIGVNARNLKTLDVDRNTFARVAPAIPSGIVRIAESGVRGPLDVMDYARAGADTVLVGEALVTDDAPRESVADLVAAGAHPSLRAVRQ